One genomic window of Nicotiana sylvestris chromosome 10, ASM39365v2, whole genome shotgun sequence includes the following:
- the LOC138880059 gene encoding uncharacterized protein codes for MEDLMKAFIIKTYERLEIHGTTTQERGTAIQNLERQVRKIANLLSASALGALQGKLIQRQVETVKEYKNNENQEGEVRVDPKDALKRKMKTRALKKKKKNENLVNEETGESKYMYSLPFPQKQRREKMNKQFGHFLEVLKQVHVNLPFIEVLSQMPSYAKILKEILSNKQKLEKEIGVIRSRPVSLQLEDQTIIIPEGIIEDVLVQVNKFTFPMDFIVVNIEDNKEVPLILGRSFLSTGSSTVDIQER; via the exons ATGGAAGATCTAATGAAGGCCTTCATTATTAAGACATATGAGAGACTTGAAATTCATGGTACAACCACCCAGGAACGGGGCACAGCCATCCAGAACTTGGAAAGACAGGTGAGGAAAATTGCTAATCTATTGTCTGCAAGTGCTCTAGGAGCTCTTCAG GGAAAGTTGATTCAAAGACAAGTGGAAACTGTGAAAGagtataaaaataatgaaaatcaaGAAGGTGAAGTGAGGGTAGATCCAAAGGATGCTCTGAAGAGGAAGATGAAGACTAGAGctctgaaaaagaagaagaagaatgaaaatttaGTGAATGAGGAGACTGGGGAAAGCAAATATATGTATTCTCTACCTTTCCCCCAGAAGCAAAGAAGAGAGAAGATGAACAAACAATTTGGGCATTTTCTAGAAGTGCTCAAGCAGGTGCATGTTAATCTACCTTTCATAGAGGTACTCTCACAAATGCCATCATATGCCAAGATATTGAAGGAGATATTGTCCAACAAGCA GAAACTTGAGAAAGAAATTGGAGTAATCAGATCTCGACCTGTGTCATTGCAGCTAGAAGATCAGACTATAATAATACCTGAAGGAATAATAGAAGATGTGCTAGTTCAGGTGAACAAATTTACGTTCCCTATGGACTTCATCGTGGTCAACATAGAAGACAATAAGGAGGTCCCTCTGATTCTAGGGAGATCCTTCTTGTCTACTGGCAGTAGTACAGTGGATATTCAGGAAAGGTAG